In Desulfobacterales bacterium, a single genomic region encodes these proteins:
- a CDS encoding DUF1844 domain-containing protein produces MMDNKGDGCKPCPEGQVKRDGKCVMPEVTFAALIMSLNTSVLYHLGEISDPVTGEKNRDMVLAKHSIDTLAMLEEKTRGNLTDEEKELLRMVLFEVKMRFVKAGK; encoded by the coding sequence ATGATGGACAACAAAGGGGATGGCTGCAAACCCTGTCCCGAGGGGCAGGTGAAAAGAGACGGCAAATGCGTCATGCCCGAGGTGACCTTTGCGGCCCTGATCATGTCGTTGAACACCTCGGTACTCTATCACCTGGGGGAAATCAGCGACCCGGTCACCGGCGAGAAGAACCGGGACATGGTGCTGGCCAAGCACAGCATCGACACCCTGGCCATGCTTGAGGAAAAGACCAGGGGCAACCTGACCGACGAGGAAAAGGAACTGCTGCGCATGGTGCTCTTTGAAGTGAAGATGCGGTTCGTCAAGGCCGGAAAGTAG
- a CDS encoding 50S ribosomal protein L25, whose amino-acid sequence MLRLDMTATVRQGSGKGAARSLRREGKTPAILYGVKAEPVALSLESALLRKILMQVHGRNAVVSLAVEADGVTSSHHVMVREIQKDPVTEALIHVDFFEISLDKERVYSVPLNCVGVAKGVDLGGFMNVVKPFVHVKGLPLDIPDTVDTDVSALNIGDAITCQTLSVPDSVTLLEDAEAACVMVTHLKQVVEETTEEEEVEEEGAPAAEEGAAEEAAA is encoded by the coding sequence ATGTTACGATTGGATATGACCGCCACGGTGCGGCAGGGTTCCGGCAAGGGCGCGGCCCGTTCCCTGCGCAGAGAGGGCAAGACCCCGGCCATTCTCTATGGGGTGAAGGCCGAGCCGGTGGCCCTGTCCCTGGAGTCGGCTCTGCTTCGCAAGATATTGATGCAGGTCCATGGCCGCAACGCCGTGGTCTCCCTTGCGGTTGAGGCCGACGGGGTCACCTCCAGCCATCATGTGATGGTGCGGGAGATTCAAAAGGACCCGGTAACCGAGGCCTTGATCCATGTGGATTTTTTCGAGATCTCCCTGGACAAGGAACGGGTTTACTCGGTGCCGCTGAACTGTGTCGGTGTTGCAAAAGGCGTTGACCTGGGTGGTTTCATGAATGTGGTCAAGCCCTTTGTCCATGTAAAGGGATTGCCCCTGGATATTCCTGATACGGTTGACACTGATGTCTCGGCCCTGAATATCGGCGATGCGATAACCTGTCAGACCCTGAGTGTTCCCGATTCCGTGACCTTGCTTGAAGATGCGGAGGCGGCCTGTGTGATGGTCACCCATCTCAAGCAGGTTGTTGAAGAGACAACAGAGGAAGAGGAAGTCGAGGAAGAGGGCGCGCCAGCGGCGGAGGAAGGCGCGGCAGAGGAAGCAGCCGCCTAG
- the pth gene encoding aminoacyl-tRNA hydrolase, with product MHLLVGLGNPGTQYATTRHNLGFLALDYLARCHGFAFSSSKWQAEIVKGCLWGKTVQLVKPMTFMNRSGDAVAAISRFFKIPAERILVVHDDLDLDLARIKMVARGGAGGHNGIRSLIQGLGTESFPRIKVGIGRPDQPIPAERYVLSGFSSAELKTVEERFVTLEEGLRIFLEQDVAAAMNFLNSLR from the coding sequence ATGCATCTGCTGGTAGGACTGGGAAATCCCGGCACACAATATGCGACCACCCGCCATAATCTCGGTTTCCTGGCCCTGGATTATCTGGCCCGTTGCCATGGTTTTGCTTTTTCTTCATCCAAATGGCAGGCCGAGATCGTCAAGGGCTGCCTGTGGGGCAAGACAGTGCAACTGGTCAAACCGATGACCTTTATGAACCGCAGCGGCGACGCCGTGGCCGCCATCAGCCGTTTTTTCAAGATCCCGGCCGAACGGATTCTGGTGGTCCACGACGATCTTGACCTGGACCTGGCCCGGATCAAGATGGTTGCCCGGGGCGGGGCCGGCGGACACAACGGTATCCGTTCCCTGATCCAAGGGCTGGGCACGGAGTCCTTTCCGCGGATCAAGGTGGGAATCGGACGACCCGACCAGCCGATTCCGGCCGAGCGTTATGTGCTTTCCGGTTTTTCTTCGGCAGAGCTGAAAACGGTGGAGGAACGGTTTGTCACCCTTGAAGAGGGGCTGCGGATATTCCTTGAACAGGATGTGGCCGCGGCAATGAACTTTCTGAACAGTCTCCGTTGA
- a CDS encoding ribose-phosphate pyrophosphokinase: MPNIMKVFSGNANRPMAEAICRHLRIPLSKAEVRRFSDGEIFIEIGENVRGTDVFVIQPTCTPVNDHLMELVIMVDALRRASARRITAVLPYYGYARQDRKVAPRVPITAKVVAEMLTVVGVRRVLAMDLHAGQIQGFFNIPVDHLYAAPVLLKYIAGKFNNVVMVSPDAGGVERTRAFAKRLNAELAIIDKRRDKPNQSKAMRVIGDVAGKTAILLDDMVDTAGTLCGAADILYTAGAVDVHACCTHPVLSGPAVERIRNSRISSLVVSNSIPLNDAARQCEKIKVLSVSELLGEAIGRIHSEDSVSSLFV; the protein is encoded by the coding sequence ATGCCGAATATAATGAAGGTTTTTTCCGGGAACGCCAACCGGCCGATGGCAGAGGCGATCTGCCGGCATCTGCGGATTCCCCTTTCCAAGGCCGAGGTGCGGCGCTTCAGCGACGGCGAGATTTTTATTGAAATCGGCGAGAATGTCCGGGGTACCGATGTTTTTGTGATCCAACCCACCTGTACCCCGGTGAATGACCACCTGATGGAGCTGGTGATCATGGTGGACGCCCTGCGGCGGGCCTCGGCCCGGCGGATTACCGCGGTTCTGCCCTATTACGGCTATGCCCGCCAGGACCGCAAGGTGGCGCCCCGGGTGCCGATTACCGCCAAGGTGGTGGCTGAGATGCTCACCGTGGTCGGGGTGCGGCGGGTACTGGCAATGGACCTGCATGCCGGCCAGATCCAGGGTTTTTTCAATATACCGGTGGATCATCTCTACGCCGCCCCGGTGCTGTTGAAATATATCGCCGGCAAATTTAACAATGTGGTGATGGTTTCCCCGGATGCCGGCGGGGTGGAGCGGACCCGGGCCTTTGCCAAGCGGCTCAACGCCGAACTGGCGATCATTGACAAACGGCGGGACAAACCCAACCAGTCAAAGGCGATGCGGGTTATCGGCGATGTGGCCGGCAAGACCGCCATCCTGCTCGATGATATGGTCGATACCGCCGGTACCCTCTGCGGGGCGGCTGATATTCTCTATACGGCGGGCGCGGTGGACGTGCACGCCTGTTGTACCCACCCGGTCCTGTCGGGCCCGGCAGTGGAGCGGATTAGGAACTCGAGGATTTCTTCCCTGGTGGTGAGCAACTCCATTCCGTTGAATGACGCTGCCAGGCAGTGCGAAAAAATCAAGGTGCTCTCGGTTTCCGAGCTGCTGGGCGAGGCCATCGGCCGGATCCATTCGGAAGATTCGGTGAGTTCCCTTTTTGTATAA
- the serA gene encoding phosphoglycerate dehydrogenase, producing the protein MKVLISDNLAPVGARILRDAGLEVDINTGLAPEELARIIPGYDGLVIRSATKVTAGIIDAATNLKVIGRAGIGLDNVDIPAASKSGIVVMNAPDGNSTTAAEHAVAMMVSLARNIPQATASMKAGKWEKKLFMGRELTGKTVGVIGIGRIGSIFAERARGLKMKVIAYDPHMPKEMVDKLGVELMSLEELCQKADFFSVHVPMTKETRKLISANEFKLMKNDAMFIDCARGGVVDEEALYDALVNGEIAGAALDVFAVEPTTRENCPLLGLDNFIATPHLGASTTEAQENVAVAIAQQMADYLNSGQVTNAVNMPSVSGEVLAQVGPYVKLAEMLGSFHMQIAKGGVEEVTLEYIGELAEMNITPVTIAFLKGLFTPILQDAVNYVNAPLIARERGIRVVESKTGHSDDFTGLLKIRVKTTGGENMLAGTVFGKKEPRLVRFNSFRLEAQPEGAMLFVYNRDVPGVIGQLGVTLGEADVNIARMTVGREEGHGRNVILLNTDSLITRELVDKVRRLPSIDDAMVLDLPAG; encoded by the coding sequence ATGAAGGTACTTATCAGTGACAATCTGGCTCCGGTGGGGGCGCGGATACTCAGGGACGCCGGGCTGGAGGTGGATATCAATACCGGTCTGGCCCCAGAAGAGCTTGCCAGGATCATCCCTGGCTATGACGGCCTGGTGATCCGCAGCGCCACCAAGGTGACTGCCGGGATTATCGATGCGGCCACCAACCTCAAGGTGATCGGCCGGGCCGGTATCGGCCTTGACAATGTTGACATTCCCGCGGCCAGCAAGAGCGGGATCGTGGTGATGAACGCGCCGGACGGCAACTCCACCACTGCGGCCGAGCATGCGGTTGCAATGATGGTCTCCCTGGCCCGGAACATTCCCCAGGCCACCGCCTCGATGAAGGCCGGCAAATGGGAAAAGAAACTGTTCATGGGCCGGGAACTGACCGGCAAGACCGTGGGGGTGATCGGCATCGGCAGGATCGGCAGCATTTTTGCCGAGCGGGCCAGGGGCCTCAAGATGAAGGTGATCGCCTATGATCCGCACATGCCCAAGGAAATGGTCGACAAGCTGGGTGTCGAGCTGATGAGCCTGGAAGAGCTTTGCCAGAAGGCGGATTTCTTCTCGGTGCATGTGCCGATGACCAAGGAAACCAGGAAGCTGATCTCGGCCAACGAGTTCAAGTTGATGAAAAATGACGCCATGTTCATTGACTGCGCCCGGGGCGGGGTGGTTGATGAAGAGGCCCTGTATGATGCCCTGGTCAACGGTGAGATTGCCGGCGCGGCCCTGGATGTCTTTGCGGTGGAGCCGACCACCAGGGAGAACTGCCCCCTGCTCGGGCTGGACAACTTTATCGCCACCCCGCACCTGGGGGCGTCGACCACCGAGGCCCAGGAGAACGTGGCCGTGGCCATTGCCCAGCAGATGGCCGATTACCTGAACAGCGGCCAGGTGACCAATGCGGTGAACATGCCGTCGGTCTCCGGCGAGGTCCTGGCCCAGGTCGGGCCCTATGTGAAGCTTGCCGAGATGCTCGGTTCCTTTCATATGCAGATTGCCAAGGGCGGGGTCGAAGAGGTTACCCTGGAGTATATCGGTGAACTGGCCGAGATGAATATCACCCCGGTGACCATTGCCTTTTTGAAAGGGCTGTTCACCCCGATTCTCCAGGATGCGGTCAACTATGTCAATGCCCCGTTGATCGCCAGGGAGAGGGGGATCCGGGTGGTGGAGTCCAAGACCGGCCATTCCGATGATTTCACCGGCCTGCTCAAGATCCGGGTCAAGACCACCGGGGGCGAGAACATGCTGGCCGGCACCGTGTTCGGCAAAAAGGAGCCGCGCCTGGTCCGTTTCAACTCATTCCGGCTGGAGGCCCAGCCGGAAGGGGCGATGCTCTTTGTCTATAACCGGGACGTGCCCGGGGTGATCGGCCAGCTCGGGGTGACCCTGGGCGAGGCTGATGTCAATATCGCCCGGATGACCGTGGGCCGGGAGGAAGGGCATGGCCGGAATGTGATCCTGCTGAACACCGACAGCCTGATCACCAGGGAACTGGTGGACAAGGTCCGGCGGCTGCCCAGTATCGATGACGCCATGGTCCTGGATCTGCCGGCCGGTTGA
- the ispE gene encoding 4-(cytidine 5'-diphospho)-2-C-methyl-D-erythritol kinase, whose product MTEITVHAPAKINLVLTVKGRRPDGYHEIDTLMQKLELADRLRLRVIDRGIRLRCPGTDLPENGDNLVFRAARAFLDAAGLSSGIDIVLHKRIPVAAGLGGGSSDAAAVLTGLNTLFAAGLDHETLHGLGRSLGADVPFFVAGYVAARATGIGDRLVEASSLDRCSVVLVSPGFPVSTRWVYENLALTTRDNPYILARNCETTSRNVSKPANLPIELSNDLEGVTIRRFPVIAQIKQQVLQAGAEGVLMSGSGPTVFGLFCGEPEQALSRARACCRGLAGKYGGQVILTGVAA is encoded by the coding sequence ATGACGGAAATTACGGTTCATGCCCCGGCCAAGATTAATCTTGTCTTGACGGTAAAGGGCCGGCGGCCGGACGGGTATCATGAGATCGATACCCTGATGCAGAAGCTGGAGCTTGCCGATCGACTCCGGCTGCGGGTCATTGACCGGGGTATCCGGTTACGCTGTCCGGGCACCGATCTGCCTGAGAACGGGGATAATCTCGTTTTCCGGGCGGCCCGGGCCTTTCTGGATGCGGCCGGTTTGAGTTCCGGGATTGACATTGTCCTGCACAAGAGGATTCCGGTGGCCGCCGGCCTGGGCGGCGGCAGCAGTGATGCCGCCGCGGTCCTCACCGGGCTCAACACCTTGTTTGCCGCCGGGTTGGACCATGAAACCCTGCACGGCCTGGGCCGGAGCCTGGGCGCGGATGTCCCCTTTTTCGTGGCCGGTTATGTTGCGGCCCGGGCAACCGGCATCGGTGACCGGCTTGTTGAGGCGTCCTCCTTGGACCGCTGTTCAGTGGTCCTGGTCAGTCCCGGATTCCCGGTATCCACCCGGTGGGTCTATGAGAATTTAGCGTTGACAACCAGGGACAATCCATATATCTTAGCGCGAAATTGCGAGACCACGTCCCGGAATGTCTCCAAACCGGCTAATTTGCCGATTGAATTGTCCAATGACCTTGAAGGGGTCACCATCAGGCGGTTTCCGGTTATTGCGCAAATAAAACAGCAAGTTCTCCAGGCCGGTGCGGAGGGCGTCCTGATGTCGGGCAGCGGCCCGACGGTATTCGGGCTTTTCTGCGGCGAACCGGAACAGGCATTGTCCCGGGCCCGGGCCTGTTGTCGCGGGCTTGCCGGTAAATATGGCGGTCAGGTTATTCTGACCGGTGTGGCCGCATAA
- the gltX gene encoding glutamate--tRNA ligase — translation MDEIRLRFPPSPTGYLHIGGARTAIYNWLFARKHGGKFILRIEDTDARRSTQESIEGILDGLKWLGLDWDEGPYFQSEYAAEHIATARKLINSGHAYRCFCTREELDAKREAAIAAKITYIYDRTCCALTPEEIAAREAAGVPFTVRFKIPDRQGMFSFTDRVYGLIQRPYADLEDFVIVRSNGQPLYLLSNVVDDIRDRISHIIRGQDGLVNTPKQILIYQALGAEVPVFAHMSLTLDPKKAKISKRSHGEVVTVQFYKEHGFLPWALTNFLVLLGWAPGDDREIFSREELIEAFSLEGLSRANAVFNYHKDDPKFFTDPKALNINAHYLRTMEVTELAPLVKEELIAEGLWDNGYDTEKRTWFLETLALIRDRFHTLKDFAARGRAYFSDDYPVMAKATRKNIDKHEKIAEWLGLLADRLAGLADFDRETIEQATRELAAELQLKPGILINGARTVVTGQVAGPGLFDILVAIGRDRVVDRLRRCTEIAGRAEG, via the coding sequence ATGGACGAGATACGCTTACGATTTCCCCCCAGCCCCACCGGCTACCTCCACATCGGCGGGGCCCGGACCGCGATCTACAACTGGCTCTTTGCCAGAAAACATGGCGGCAAGTTCATCCTCCGCATCGAGGACACCGATGCCCGGCGGTCCACCCAGGAATCCATTGAGGGGATACTGGACGGTCTGAAATGGCTTGGGCTCGACTGGGACGAAGGCCCCTATTTTCAGTCGGAATACGCGGCGGAACATATTGCCACGGCCCGGAAGTTGATCAACAGCGGGCATGCCTACAGATGTTTCTGCACCAGGGAGGAACTGGACGCCAAGCGCGAGGCGGCCATTGCCGCCAAGATCACCTACATCTATGACCGGACCTGCTGCGCCTTGACCCCGGAAGAGATTGCGGCCAGGGAAGCGGCCGGGGTTCCCTTTACGGTCCGTTTCAAGATCCCGGACCGGCAGGGGATGTTCAGTTTCACGGACCGGGTATACGGGCTCATCCAGCGGCCCTACGCGGATCTTGAGGATTTCGTTATCGTCCGTTCCAACGGTCAGCCGCTCTATCTGCTTTCCAACGTGGTCGATGATATCCGCGACCGGATCAGCCATATCATCCGCGGCCAGGACGGGCTGGTCAACACCCCCAAACAGATCCTGATCTACCAGGCCCTGGGGGCCGAGGTCCCGGTCTTTGCCCACATGTCGCTCACCCTGGACCCGAAAAAGGCCAAGATCTCCAAGCGGTCCCACGGCGAGGTGGTCACGGTCCAGTTCTACAAGGAACACGGGTTCCTGCCCTGGGCCCTGACCAATTTTCTGGTCCTGCTGGGCTGGGCTCCGGGTGATGACCGGGAGATCTTTTCCCGGGAAGAGTTGATTGAGGCATTTTCCCTGGAAGGGTTGAGCCGGGCCAATGCGGTGTTCAATTACCACAAGGACGACCCCAAGTTCTTCACCGATCCCAAGGCGCTGAACATCAACGCCCACTATCTGCGCACCATGGAGGTGACGGAACTTGCCCCCCTGGTCAAGGAAGAGCTGATTGCCGAGGGGCTCTGGGACAATGGTTATGACACTGAAAAACGCACCTGGTTCCTGGAAACCCTGGCCCTGATCCGCGACCGTTTCCATACCCTCAAGGACTTTGCCGCCAGGGGCCGGGCCTATTTCAGCGATGACTACCCGGTAATGGCCAAGGCGACGCGGAAGAACATTGACAAGCACGAAAAAATCGCCGAATGGCTGGGCCTGCTGGCGGACCGGCTGGCCGGGCTGGCCGACTTTGACCGGGAAACCATTGAACAGGCCACCAGGGAGCTGGCTGCTGAGTTGCAACTAAAGCCCGGGATCCTGATCAACGGCGCCAGGACCGTGGTCACCGGGCAGGTGGCAGGTCCGGGACTCTTTGATATCCTGGTCGCCATCGGCCGGGACCGGGTGGTGGACCGGCTCAGGCGCTGCACTGAGATCGCCGGGCGGGCGGAAGGATAA